The stretch of DNA TTCCGTGCGGGCCACATCCGCCGTATTATCGGAAGAATTATTATTGATCACAATGGTTTCCCATGACATCTCTTCACGAACTTGCTGACGGAAAATATGATCCAGCGTATCCGGAAGTTTTCGCGCGCTGTTATAGCAACAGATGATCACAGAAATGCCGTTTGCCATTGTCAGGTGCTTTGTTTGCCTTGCCATGCCCTGGCCCATGAGAAGCGTAATTTGTTCCATGCCAGGGGACGTGCGTAACGGGATTTTATTTGCTTAAATTCGGACTGGGCGTAATCAAACAACGCCTGGTCAAATTTATAAAAAGGCAAGATTCCAGCCAGCTTATCGGTATCCAGATCTTTTCGCTTCATGAGCGGTATCCCATCAACATTACGCTCTGCGGATATATTTCTGGACGCTGTTACAAAAGGAAATCCTTTCAGCTTCAGAATGGTCTTCAGAAGAAGAAAGGTATCTTCAAATTCCTCCGTGAGTCCCGCCAGCACAAAATGTTCCCGGATATTCCCGATGGCCATTTGGAGCATTTCATCGGTGCAATGACCATAGGGAACCTGATCCCATCCGATGCCGGAAACGAAACGCACCATGCCATTATCGGCTGTTCTGGATAAGCCCGATTTTACGAACTCGTAAAAGTCGAGTTTCTTGTCAAGTATTTCATTCCTGAATGTAATCTCCGGGGCGATACGACAGTAATTATAAAGGGACACAAGACGATCCAGGGGATCACGCAGTATTGTAAAATATTTGGGGTGACCGGCTAAGTGCCGGTGCACACCGAAGAACTGGTGCCCTTTGACCAACTGGAACCGATTCCGTTCTTCCGCCGGTAAGTTCAGAAATTCAGTCATGGAAGCTTCATACCGGGTTCCATCGATATGAAAGACCTTATCTTCAGGAAAGAAATTCATAAGCACACGGTTGGCTGTAGAGCCACCGCTCTTATGCAGGTGAATGTATATGAGGGGGTCGCGGTTCAAAATTGATATTGAAAAATTTCTACGTCATGGCGGTAGAATTCCGTTACAATTTGCCTGGTTTCTTCATCAAAAGCATCCCTGTAAGATGTTTTCGAAGTACTTGCATTTGTTTTGGCAAGCACCGGTGCTGGCCGGCCTATTTGTTGGGTTATCCGGTTAAAGTCTTCCTGCAGGTTCTCCACCCTGCCAATGAATTTCACGAGGTTTTCCCCGTTCGCATCGTGTGTCCAGGTAACCTGTGGCTGCCATTGAACGTGAGGCGGATTATGTTTCAGTTTACCTTCCAGCAGAAACCGGGCACAATCCCTGAGGGACGCTTTTTTCAGCAGATCATAGTCCATATGCTTCCCGTACTTCGCCTTCTCCGGATTAATGGCGGAATGATAGTAAGATTCATCCATACGGGCATAATGATACAATGACAGGAACCGTTCCCAGGGATTCCTGACAAAGCCAAAGGAAAACATTTCCTTATACTGCTTATCACCGATCATCTTTTTGTATTCTTCAGCCGTATAGTGCCGGCTTACCTCCATCCCCAGTGCACGGTAAACCGAAGTTCCGGCATTCTTTGGGATGTGGATGAAAATAAAATTCTCACCGATATTATCGCAACCGTAGTTATTCATAAGCTCTCAATCAAAACCGGCCCACAACGCTTTTACCATACGATCCTTTTTCTTTCCGGCGTACATCGACCTGAATACGATCCGGCTGTAAGCATCATTGTCAAGGTGATGATCAGACTTGTTTTTATTCATCAACGCTTTATTAACCAGTTGTCCTGACCCCAGCAATTCACTGTCCAGATCAAGAAAACGCAGATTCAATGCCTCACACATTTCCTTGAGTCTCTTGTTGTAATTCAGGGTCAGATCTGTTCTTTCCAGCTGTGTAGCCTTGACTTCCTTTCTGAGGTTGGCCACGTTTCCCCATGTTTGGTTGTCCCCAATCGTCGGAAGGGGAGCGGACATGATGGTAATGTTATGAAACCCTTCATCTACAAGCTCTTTAATGAACCTGGAATAACATGTGAGAGAATACTCGAACTGATCCGTCACCGTCAGGCTTTTAACCTGGGCCCTGTACCAGATGATAAACCCGGTATCCACTTCACCCAACAGAAAAAGGAGCTCAGAAGATTTCGGTAGCCGGATCAGGCTTTTTCTGTAGGTTCCGAGTGCATCTGTTTTGGAATTGGGATTTACCATGCCCATCGCCGTTGCACCTTCCACTACTACGGTTTTGAATTTGCGCATTCCCAACTTCTTATTCAGATGATCAAACACTTTACCATGGCTATCACTAAATACATAAATCTTAGTTGACCAGGTCAGGCGTAAAAACCATGAATAAAGAATTCTGCTCATTTACTTGATATTCTCGGGCAAGGATCAACGTACAACGTGGACAAATTTATAGAAATCCTCCACATTCCAGGGGTTGACCTACGGATGATCATCGAGACTTCCCAGGGTCATCAGATGCAACAGGCGTTCCCCTACCAATCGCACATCGCTTTTCTGTTGTTCCGACCCCTGGCCATAGAGCATTTCCCTCCAGTTTACATGGATAGATTCGTCCAGCATGTATTGGATATATTTTTCTACCGGGAGCGCTTTCGGCAAGGGAGTGTCCTCACCGAAACAATGACGTACAAAGTCCGGAAATTGCTCATAGCCCCTGAACGGAACGATATCGATAAATTCCGGCAGACCGAAGCAGTGTGCGGGTTTACCCAGGATGGTTCCCTCCAGCAATGCGGTACCACTCAAACCGCTGACCCCCGCACATGCAGCCAGAATCTCTTTTGATGAGGCAAGCGGGTCGATCAGGTACACATTGGGAATCTCCGTTAAACGTCTGTAATAACTGGAGGGCCGGTCACCGATCATCAACGGATTTTCCTTAACCACAATACAGGTTCCCGCCGGCAACTCTTTTGAAATATACCGGATCAGGTCATCCTCATAATATTCATTGCTGAGTGTGAGCGCCGAACTTTCCGGAAGGGTGTGCAATGGAAAATAAAGAAACGGTTTATCGGGAAGTCCCCGGCGAAAGACCCGTTCACGACTGCGTCCGAAATGTATCTGATTCACTGCATTCCTCAGGGCATGGCGGTAAAGCAGTTTGGGTATCCCCGTCATATAATTTTCTCCGTGCGGATTGAACCGGATCTGCTTGTTGCGGTATATAACGCCCCATCTCCTCCTGAGCTCCTTCAACACCGGCCCGGCCTTATATTTCTCTGCCTTGGCCATAATCTCTGTCAACGAGCCATCGTATGTCGAGAAAGAATTGTTGTGAATGAAATGATCGATAAATTCTTTGGCCGACTCACCAGGAACCTTCTTCTCCAGCGCTTGTCTGAATGCAGGTGATGACCCCAGGCCGAATATCTCACTGAAGTACACACCGGATCGGACCCGGCTGATGACCAGGGTAAGCATACGGGTCTTCCTGGCAATTGACATCTGGTGGAAGACATTCTTAACAAAATAATTCCGTTCCAACGTGAAGATCAGGTCCGGTTTGATATCATCCCATTGGGCTTCACACCAGCGGATCATCAATTCCATCCAGAAATACAATTGTTCATTGGAAGCGGTCCTGTAACGCGGATACCGGAAATTATGTCCGAACATTTCATGGGTAAGCCGGAGCTGTTCGATGCCCTTGGAATGACATTCGCGTTTCTCGAAATCGCGCAGGTAGTTCCAGTCTACTTTATAATCCGTTGTATTATGTAACTGCTGGTAAGGCTGCTTCAGATTTCTGTAAGAAATCCCTTCCCTTTCATACCTGG from Flavobacteriales bacterium encodes:
- a CDS encoding sulfotransferase family 2 domain-containing protein, producing MNRDPLIYIHLHKSGGSTANRVLMNFFPEDKVFHIDGTRYEASMTEFLNLPAEERNRFQLVKGHQFFGVHRHLAGHPKYFTILRDPLDRLVSLYNYCRIAPEITFRNEILDKKLDFYEFVKSGLSRTADNGMVRFVSGIGWDQVPYGHCTDEMLQMAIGNIREHFVLAGLTEEFEDTFLLLKTILKLKGFPFVTASRNISAERNVDGIPLMKRKDLDTDKLAGILPFYKFDQALFDYAQSEFKQIKSRYARPLAWNKLRFSWARAWQGKQST
- a CDS encoding sulfotransferase family 2 domain-containing protein, which translates into the protein MNNYGCDNIGENFIFIHIPKNAGTSVYRALGMEVSRHYTAEEYKKMIGDKQYKEMFSFGFVRNPWERFLSLYHYARMDESYYHSAINPEKAKYGKHMDYDLLKKASLRDCARFLLEGKLKHNPPHVQWQPQVTWTHDANGENLVKFIGRVENLQEDFNRITQQIGRPAPVLAKTNASTSKTSYRDAFDEETRQIVTEFYRHDVEIFQYQF